A single region of the Brachypodium distachyon strain Bd21 chromosome 3, Brachypodium_distachyon_v3.0, whole genome shotgun sequence genome encodes:
- the LOC100844189 gene encoding F-box protein At5g03100 isoform X2, with protein MTIPRSPGVTGFWALVRILSQYDQHQHETLIDLPEVAARLEQRIFVIAANLVDYNDKASKRLTYLETIVPHDRVKLRTSLFQLALPEKMEQKQPSRPQMIESSAEMLLRQSSSDEQNKINPARRNLPEVSSCVPSGKQMKSCCDDRISFLHESILHHIMSFMPARDVVRTSVLSPRWRPLWTSAPCLDINIDHFNMDRVKFNEFAESLFLCRGIDTLDILRLHSFAISAANFWIDHAINRKAKSIEFTEYKIWEPFYLNPGIIKFHSSYLRSLKLTNVILVTCIFHRLNHACPSLENLQLADSTLELPEISSRSLKTLEIIDCSVVKHLLIRTHKLVSLRFEGSRCRCTSKSILLTPSAVTLCDLSNAESIELSASVRQVAFDGVSTGRSMFINLRSLSLGEWCLSNNLSPILCFLRHSPLLEKLNLKLKLDCEKDEQTIQTARGISFAAEHLEKVTIYCTEGDARVPVLVNILRINARSLDRIDVKTY; from the exons ATGACAATACCTCGCTCTCCCGGCGTTACTGG TTTTTGGGCTCTGGTGCGGATACTGTCACAATATGATCAGCATCAGCATGAAACATTGATTGATCTTCCCGAAGTTGCAGCCAGACTAGAGCAGAGGATTTTCGTAATAGCTGCTAACCTG GTTGATTATAATGATAAGGCATCCAAGAGATTGACTTATTTGGAGACCATTGTGCCACATGATCGAGTTAAGCTTCGGACATCTTTATTTCAGTTGGCTTTACCAGAAAAGATGGAACAGAAGCAACCTTCCAGGCCTCAAATGATTGAGTCCTCAGCTGAAATGCTTCTGCGACAAAGTTCTAGTGATGAACAGAATAAAATCAATCCGGCACGGAGGAACCTTCCGGAAGTGTCGTCTTGTG TTCCCTCAGGAAAACAAATGAAGTCATGCTGTGATGATAGGATTAGCTTCCTTCATGAAAGTATACTCCATCATATCATGTCCTTCATGCCAGCACGGGATGTTGTGCGTACAAGTGTGCTATCCCCAAGGTGGCGCCCATTATGGACCTCAGCACCATGCCTTGATATTAATATTGATCACTTTAATATGGACAGAGTGAAGTTCAATGAGTTTGCAGAAAGTTTGTTTTTATGTCGGGGTATTGATACATTGGACATACTTCGTCTTCACTCTTTTGCCATTTCTGCAGCAAACTTTTGGATTGATCATGCTATCAACCGCAAAGCTAAATCCATCGAATTCACCGAATACAAAATATGGGAACCCTTCTACTTAAACCCAGGCATTATCAAGTTTCACTCTTCATATCTGCGAAGCTTAAAGCTTACTAATGTTATCCTAGTCACATGTATCTTTCACCGGCTCAACCATGCATGCCCATCATTAGAAAATCTGCAGTTGGCAGACAGCACTCTTGAATTACCAGAGATTTCATCAAGGTCATTGAAGACTCTGGAAATAATAGACTGCTCAGTTGTAAAGCATCTTCTGATCCGTACTCACAAACTAGTGTCACTACGCTTTGAAGGCTCTCGATGCAGATGCACTTCCAAATCCATACTGCTAACCCCTTCAGCAGTAACTCTATGTGATCTTTCTAATGCCGAAAGCATAGAATTGTCAGCTTCAGTGAGACAG GTTGCATTTGATGGAGTATCTACAGGGCGCTCAATGTTCATCAATCTAAGAAGTCTCTCTCTTGGAGAATGGTGTCTTTCTAACAACTTATCTCCCATACTTTGTTTTCTCCGGCACTCTCCTTTGCTTGAGAAGCTTAACCTGAAGCTTAAG TTAGATTGTGAAAAGGACGAGCAAACGATTCAAACAGCCAGGGGAATATCATTTGCTGCTGAGCACCTTGAGAAGGTAACAATCTACTGCACCGAAGGGGATGCGAGGGTTCCCGTGCTGGTGAATATCTTGCGCATCAACGCAAGATCTCTCGACCGAATCGATGTCAAGACATACTAA
- the LOC100844189 gene encoding uncharacterized protein LOC100844189 isoform X3, translated as MEVVFDGGGVVEADNWRSQIMIGNRLFYVSKFFWALVRILSQYDQHQHETLIDLPEVAARLEQRIFVIAANLVDYNDKASKRLTYLETIVPHDRVKLRTSLFQLALPEKMEQKQPSRPQMIESSAEMLLRQSSSDEQNKINPARRNLPEVSSCANFWIDHAINRKAKSIEFTEYKIWEPFYLNPGIIKFHSSYLRSLKLTNVILVTCIFHRLNHACPSLENLQLADSTLELPEISSRSLKTLEIIDCSVVKHLLIRTHKLVSLRFEGSRCRCTSKSILLTPSAVTLCDLSNAESIELSASVRQVAFDGVSTGRSMFINLRSLSLGEWCLSNNLSPILCFLRHSPLLEKLNLKLKLDCEKDEQTIQTARGISFAAEHLEKVTIYCTEGDARVPVLVNILRINARSLDRIDVKTY; from the exons ATGGAGGTAGTTTTCGATGGAGGAGGTGTTGTCGAAGCAGACAACTGGAGGTCCCAAATCATGATAGGGAATCGGTTGTTCTACGTCTCTAAGTT TTTTTGGGCTCTGGTGCGGATACTGTCACAATATGATCAGCATCAGCATGAAACATTGATTGATCTTCCCGAAGTTGCAGCCAGACTAGAGCAGAGGATTTTCGTAATAGCTGCTAACCTG GTTGATTATAATGATAAGGCATCCAAGAGATTGACTTATTTGGAGACCATTGTGCCACATGATCGAGTTAAGCTTCGGACATCTTTATTTCAGTTGGCTTTACCAGAAAAGATGGAACAGAAGCAACCTTCCAGGCCTCAAATGATTGAGTCCTCAGCTGAAATGCTTCTGCGACAAAGTTCTAGTGATGAACAGAATAAAATCAATCCGGCACGGAGGAACCTTCCGGAAGTGTCGTCTTGTG CAAACTTTTGGATTGATCATGCTATCAACCGCAAAGCTAAATCCATCGAATTCACCGAATACAAAATATGGGAACCCTTCTACTTAAACCCAGGCATTATCAAGTTTCACTCTTCATATCTGCGAAGCTTAAAGCTTACTAATGTTATCCTAGTCACATGTATCTTTCACCGGCTCAACCATGCATGCCCATCATTAGAAAATCTGCAGTTGGCAGACAGCACTCTTGAATTACCAGAGATTTCATCAAGGTCATTGAAGACTCTGGAAATAATAGACTGCTCAGTTGTAAAGCATCTTCTGATCCGTACTCACAAACTAGTGTCACTACGCTTTGAAGGCTCTCGATGCAGATGCACTTCCAAATCCATACTGCTAACCCCTTCAGCAGTAACTCTATGTGATCTTTCTAATGCCGAAAGCATAGAATTGTCAGCTTCAGTGAGACAG GTTGCATTTGATGGAGTATCTACAGGGCGCTCAATGTTCATCAATCTAAGAAGTCTCTCTCTTGGAGAATGGTGTCTTTCTAACAACTTATCTCCCATACTTTGTTTTCTCCGGCACTCTCCTTTGCTTGAGAAGCTTAACCTGAAGCTTAAG TTAGATTGTGAAAAGGACGAGCAAACGATTCAAACAGCCAGGGGAATATCATTTGCTGCTGAGCACCTTGAGAAGGTAACAATCTACTGCACCGAAGGGGATGCGAGGGTTCCCGTGCTGGTGAATATCTTGCGCATCAACGCAAGATCTCTCGACCGAATCGATGTCAAGACATACTAA
- the LOC100844189 gene encoding F-box protein At5g03100 isoform X1, protein MEVVFDGGGVVEADNWRSQIMIGNRLFYVSKFFWALVRILSQYDQHQHETLIDLPEVAARLEQRIFVIAANLVDYNDKASKRLTYLETIVPHDRVKLRTSLFQLALPEKMEQKQPSRPQMIESSAEMLLRQSSSDEQNKINPARRNLPEVSSCVPSGKQMKSCCDDRISFLHESILHHIMSFMPARDVVRTSVLSPRWRPLWTSAPCLDINIDHFNMDRVKFNEFAESLFLCRGIDTLDILRLHSFAISAANFWIDHAINRKAKSIEFTEYKIWEPFYLNPGIIKFHSSYLRSLKLTNVILVTCIFHRLNHACPSLENLQLADSTLELPEISSRSLKTLEIIDCSVVKHLLIRTHKLVSLRFEGSRCRCTSKSILLTPSAVTLCDLSNAESIELSASVRQVAFDGVSTGRSMFINLRSLSLGEWCLSNNLSPILCFLRHSPLLEKLNLKLKLDCEKDEQTIQTARGISFAAEHLEKVTIYCTEGDARVPVLVNILRINARSLDRIDVKTY, encoded by the exons ATGGAGGTAGTTTTCGATGGAGGAGGTGTTGTCGAAGCAGACAACTGGAGGTCCCAAATCATGATAGGGAATCGGTTGTTCTACGTCTCTAAGTT TTTTTGGGCTCTGGTGCGGATACTGTCACAATATGATCAGCATCAGCATGAAACATTGATTGATCTTCCCGAAGTTGCAGCCAGACTAGAGCAGAGGATTTTCGTAATAGCTGCTAACCTG GTTGATTATAATGATAAGGCATCCAAGAGATTGACTTATTTGGAGACCATTGTGCCACATGATCGAGTTAAGCTTCGGACATCTTTATTTCAGTTGGCTTTACCAGAAAAGATGGAACAGAAGCAACCTTCCAGGCCTCAAATGATTGAGTCCTCAGCTGAAATGCTTCTGCGACAAAGTTCTAGTGATGAACAGAATAAAATCAATCCGGCACGGAGGAACCTTCCGGAAGTGTCGTCTTGTG TTCCCTCAGGAAAACAAATGAAGTCATGCTGTGATGATAGGATTAGCTTCCTTCATGAAAGTATACTCCATCATATCATGTCCTTCATGCCAGCACGGGATGTTGTGCGTACAAGTGTGCTATCCCCAAGGTGGCGCCCATTATGGACCTCAGCACCATGCCTTGATATTAATATTGATCACTTTAATATGGACAGAGTGAAGTTCAATGAGTTTGCAGAAAGTTTGTTTTTATGTCGGGGTATTGATACATTGGACATACTTCGTCTTCACTCTTTTGCCATTTCTGCAGCAAACTTTTGGATTGATCATGCTATCAACCGCAAAGCTAAATCCATCGAATTCACCGAATACAAAATATGGGAACCCTTCTACTTAAACCCAGGCATTATCAAGTTTCACTCTTCATATCTGCGAAGCTTAAAGCTTACTAATGTTATCCTAGTCACATGTATCTTTCACCGGCTCAACCATGCATGCCCATCATTAGAAAATCTGCAGTTGGCAGACAGCACTCTTGAATTACCAGAGATTTCATCAAGGTCATTGAAGACTCTGGAAATAATAGACTGCTCAGTTGTAAAGCATCTTCTGATCCGTACTCACAAACTAGTGTCACTACGCTTTGAAGGCTCTCGATGCAGATGCACTTCCAAATCCATACTGCTAACCCCTTCAGCAGTAACTCTATGTGATCTTTCTAATGCCGAAAGCATAGAATTGTCAGCTTCAGTGAGACAG GTTGCATTTGATGGAGTATCTACAGGGCGCTCAATGTTCATCAATCTAAGAAGTCTCTCTCTTGGAGAATGGTGTCTTTCTAACAACTTATCTCCCATACTTTGTTTTCTCCGGCACTCTCCTTTGCTTGAGAAGCTTAACCTGAAGCTTAAG TTAGATTGTGAAAAGGACGAGCAAACGATTCAAACAGCCAGGGGAATATCATTTGCTGCTGAGCACCTTGAGAAGGTAACAATCTACTGCACCGAAGGGGATGCGAGGGTTCCCGTGCTGGTGAATATCTTGCGCATCAACGCAAGATCTCTCGACCGAATCGATGTCAAGACATACTAA
- the LOC100844189 gene encoding uncharacterized protein LOC100844189 isoform X4: MEVVFDGGGVVEADNWRSQIMIGNRLFYVSKFFWALVRILSQYDQHQHETLIDLPEVAARLEQRIFVIAANLVDYNDKASKRLTYLETIVPHDRVKLRTSLFQLALPEKMEQKQPSRPQMIESSAEMLLRQSSSDEQNKINPARRNLPEVSSCVPSGKQMKSCCDDRISFLHESILHHIMSFMPARDVVRTSVLSPSKLLD, encoded by the exons ATGGAGGTAGTTTTCGATGGAGGAGGTGTTGTCGAAGCAGACAACTGGAGGTCCCAAATCATGATAGGGAATCGGTTGTTCTACGTCTCTAAGTT TTTTTGGGCTCTGGTGCGGATACTGTCACAATATGATCAGCATCAGCATGAAACATTGATTGATCTTCCCGAAGTTGCAGCCAGACTAGAGCAGAGGATTTTCGTAATAGCTGCTAACCTG GTTGATTATAATGATAAGGCATCCAAGAGATTGACTTATTTGGAGACCATTGTGCCACATGATCGAGTTAAGCTTCGGACATCTTTATTTCAGTTGGCTTTACCAGAAAAGATGGAACAGAAGCAACCTTCCAGGCCTCAAATGATTGAGTCCTCAGCTGAAATGCTTCTGCGACAAAGTTCTAGTGATGAACAGAATAAAATCAATCCGGCACGGAGGAACCTTCCGGAAGTGTCGTCTTGTG TTCCCTCAGGAAAACAAATGAAGTCATGCTGTGATGATAGGATTAGCTTCCTTCATGAAAGTATACTCCATCATATCATGTCCTTCATGCCAGCACGGGATGTTGTGCGTACAAGTGTGCTATCCCCAAG CAAACTTTTGGATTGA
- the LOC100843580 gene encoding alpha-soluble NSF attachment protein, producing MGDHEARGDDMEKKAEKKLSGWGLFSSKYEDAADLYDKAANFFKLSKNWNRAASVYTKIANCHMKGDSKHEAASAYVEAANCYKKFSPQEAAQALDQAVNLFLEIGRLNMAARYCKDIGEIYQQEQDLEKASDYMERAADLFDSEGQTSQSNTIKQKVAEIAAQLEQYPKATEIFEAIARQSINNNLLKYSVRGILLNAGICQLCRADPVAIQNSLERYQEIDPTFSGTREYKLLADLAASMDEGDVTKFTDAIKDFDGMTRLDPWKTTLLLRAKNELKKQEEDEDDLT from the exons ATGGGGGACCACGAGGCTCGCGGGGACGacatggagaagaaggcggagAAGAAGCTCTCCGGCTGGGGACTCTTCAGCTCCAAGTACGAGGACGCCGCCGACCTCTACGACAAGGCCGCCAACTTCTTCAAGCTCTCAAAGAACT GGAATAGAGCTGCATCCGTGTACACCAAGATTGCTAACTGTCATATGAAG GGTGATAGCAAGCATGAAGCTGCCTCAGCTTATGTGGAGGCTGCAAATTGTTACAAAAAGTTCTCACCTCAAG AAGCTGCGCAAGCGTTAGACCAGGCTGTTAATCTTTTTTTGGAAATCGGTAGACTGAACATGGCTGCAAGATACTGCAAG GACATTGGTGAGATATATCAGCAAGAACAAGATTTAGAGAAGGCTTCAGATTATATGGAAAGGGCTGCCGATCTTTTTGACAGTGAGGGGCAGACATCTCAATCAAACACCATCAAGCAGAAAGTTGCAGAAATTGCAGCTCAGTTGGAACA gtaCCCAAAGGCAACTGAGATTTTTGAAGCAATTGCTCGTCAATCAATCAATAACAATCTTCTGAAGTATAGTGTCAGAGGCATCCTCCTTAATGCAGGCATTTGCCAACTTTGTAGAGCTGATCCTGTTGCTATACAAAATTCATTAGAGCGATACCAG GAAATTGATCCGACTTTCTCAGGAACTCGTGAATACAAACTTTTAGCT GATCTTGCTGCATCAATGGACGAGGGAGATGTTACCAAATTTACTGATGCCATCAAGGACTTTGATGGCATGACACGTCTG GATCCTTGGAAAACGACACTGCTGCTGAGGGCAAAGAATGAGCTGAAGAaacaggaggaggatgaggatgacCTAACCTAA